The Pedobacter roseus genome contains a region encoding:
- a CDS encoding M60 family metallopeptidase yields MKFNQLTKIFGLSILVAFTACKKYGYEVPDGYPDDSQNVAEGSIDTNMKLIDKSMYAKARVFPGLVDQTEPRVKETQFTLNLNFTDQTAQNLRISEAPSPQYSTGYYAAPGELIKLVVPAGVDGLTVQIGAHTDNLAGKFPLLRDPVIYNRKKLVAGINYIRNLYGGHIYILATFAYANPVTFTITGAVVSPDFILGQISDADWVAKVKASQVPWLELRAKSVIFTIPRDKVMATFNSSEPFTNPTAVFSKWNDVFDLDYNSWMGLSDNAADIRDRSPQSQWRGVLDIQLSLGYGHSGFPFVGLNDSYWFASFTSLNSISTSSGQWGTYHEFGHNCQQANVWSWSTLGETTNNLFSFKVANRIGANYNILHPAVSSGFPKAITYASGTGTKNFDTDAAMNTVDEGPFMKMTPFVQIFEKYGYGAMTYLYTQARHADRLNTNDINKHNFVYEKLSDYTKIDLAPFFDAWGISISDAVVAKVSAKYPILANQVWTFNPLNKTGGTSVISFAPSVTVSSSQSNEGSPAAMLDNNTATYWHSQYSPAPTTAQGYPYTLVYSENKRMSVKGMYFVPRNSTAQRVKNIEILVSSDNVNFTSVGTTQIPNAFARYEFTFPNGPVFNKFFKVILKDGWNTPVASFPYAAMAELGVIK; encoded by the coding sequence ATGAAATTTAATCAATTAACTAAAATATTTGGCCTGTCTATTTTGGTGGCATTTACTGCCTGTAAAAAATATGGCTATGAAGTTCCGGATGGTTATCCCGATGATTCGCAGAATGTAGCCGAAGGAAGCATCGATACCAATATGAAACTGATCGATAAGTCGATGTATGCCAAGGCAAGGGTATTTCCCGGTTTGGTAGATCAAACAGAACCCAGGGTAAAAGAGACTCAGTTTACACTTAATCTTAACTTTACCGATCAAACTGCACAAAACTTAAGAATTTCAGAAGCGCCGTCGCCACAATACAGTACAGGTTACTACGCTGCCCCGGGTGAGCTGATCAAACTTGTGGTTCCGGCAGGGGTTGACGGTTTAACCGTACAGATTGGTGCACATACCGATAACCTGGCTGGTAAATTTCCACTGCTGCGCGATCCGGTGATATATAACAGAAAAAAACTGGTTGCCGGGATAAATTATATCCGTAACCTTTACGGCGGTCATATTTACATTTTGGCTACTTTCGCTTATGCTAATCCGGTTACCTTTACCATTACTGGTGCTGTGGTATCGCCCGATTTTATTTTAGGCCAAATCAGTGATGCCGATTGGGTAGCGAAAGTTAAGGCCTCACAAGTGCCCTGGTTAGAGCTAAGGGCTAAAAGTGTTATTTTCACCATTCCAAGGGATAAGGTAATGGCTACATTTAATTCAAGCGAGCCTTTCACCAATCCAACAGCAGTATTTAGCAAATGGAATGATGTTTTCGACCTGGATTATAATTCCTGGATGGGTTTATCAGATAATGCTGCCGATATTAGAGACCGTAGCCCTCAAAGTCAGTGGCGCGGAGTACTCGATATTCAGCTTAGTTTAGGCTATGGTCACTCTGGTTTTCCTTTTGTGGGCTTAAACGATTCGTATTGGTTTGCCAGTTTTACCAGCTTAAATTCAATCTCTACCAGTTCGGGCCAATGGGGTACCTATCACGAGTTTGGACATAACTGTCAACAGGCAAATGTATGGAGCTGGAGTACTTTGGGCGAAACCACCAACAACCTGTTTAGCTTTAAAGTGGCCAACAGGATTGGTGCCAACTACAATATTCTACACCCTGCAGTTTCCAGTGGTTTTCCTAAGGCGATTACTTATGCAAGTGGTACAGGAACCAAAAACTTTGATACAGATGCTGCAATGAATACCGTGGATGAAGGGCCTTTTATGAAGATGACGCCTTTCGTACAGATTTTTGAAAAGTATGGTTACGGCGCAATGACTTATTTATATACGCAGGCCCGCCATGCTGATCGTTTAAATACGAATGATATCAATAAGCATAATTTTGTTTATGAAAAGCTATCTGATTATACTAAAATAGATCTGGCGCCATTTTTTGATGCTTGGGGGATTTCTATAAGTGATGCTGTTGTGGCCAAAGTTTCAGCTAAATATCCAATTTTAGCGAATCAGGTTTGGACTTTTAATCCTTTGAATAAAACAGGTGGTACTTCGGTAATTTCTTTTGCACCAAGTGTAACAGTAAGTTCCAGTCAGTCTAACGAAGGTAGTCCTGCAGCCATGCTTGATAATAATACAGCAACATATTGGCATTCTCAGTATAGCCCTGCACCAACTACGGCACAAGGCTATCCATATACGCTTGTATATAGCGAAAACAAAAGAATGTCTGTTAAAGGAATGTATTTCGTTCCGCGAAATTCTACTGCTCAACGGGTAAAAAATATAGAAATATTAGTGAGTAGTGATAATGTTAATTTTACAAGTGTGGGTACAACACAAATCCCAAATGCATTTGCACGTTATGAGTTCACATTTCCTAATGGACCAGTATTTAATAAGTTTTTTAAAGTTATACTGAAAGATGGCTGGAATACACCTGTGGCCTCATTCCCTTATGCAGCTATGGCTGAGTTGGGCGTAATTAAATAA
- a CDS encoding alkaline phosphatase family protein, with protein sequence MKILNKYKYYTAFALFIPLCFSACKKYANPPAIYEDLKPLSAGQRKILVISIDGLTGSELQTVAPTNITTLQKNAKYSYSTLKTASDAAGWVSMLTGTSFVKHQISTDNFERASGSGVDEHATIVSYRNVFDYITQYKSVKTAFVTPWANLRNYMKNADFAPVVANDIAVKDSTVSILNSQTGLGTIFVNFREVESAGANGGYVAANANYKNAIVKADEYVGNILTALKARKNYANEDWLVIVTSNHGGSSANPTNGFTLVYNPSFKAFELKKSGFNPVLFNNGTGRATLSNDNNLYDAGETNSFTVQMDVKFNAVPSGYSSFFSKSTNLSSQIITGWQWAYYPGGKWVVTVGGSLNGGSGKSETSSTDAPGTDWHTLTMTVEYINSTTRNLIMYIDGKRQNATATNIIARKSLSTTEAFRVGHRPGDNDTPTSFYGANLAYFNTALNEATIKSNVGLKDITKHPNYNNLVGFWPMDEGTEGTFFNKAPVGYNMSLSGVYSWANLGNAYPPGTTAEPVTSSLSIPSTVSDVSALALYWMKINILPDFGFDGKPYLKNFELEFLK encoded by the coding sequence ATGAAGATTTTAAATAAATATAAATATTACACTGCTTTTGCATTGTTTATTCCACTTTGTTTCTCAGCCTGTAAAAAATATGCTAATCCACCAGCAATTTACGAAGACCTGAAACCACTCTCTGCCGGGCAACGCAAAATTTTGGTCATCAGTATTGATGGATTAACAGGTTCAGAATTACAAACTGTTGCGCCAACCAATATTACAACCCTGCAGAAGAATGCTAAATATTCTTATAGTACTTTAAAAACAGCTTCTGATGCAGCAGGATGGGTATCGATGTTAACCGGTACCAGTTTTGTGAAACACCAGATCAGTACTGATAATTTCGAACGTGCATCAGGTTCTGGTGTAGATGAGCATGCCACCATTGTATCTTACCGTAACGTATTTGATTATATTACACAATATAAATCGGTAAAAACAGCTTTCGTTACCCCGTGGGCTAATTTGCGGAATTATATGAAAAATGCAGATTTTGCACCTGTTGTGGCAAATGATATCGCTGTTAAAGACAGTACGGTGAGCATTCTAAATAGCCAAACCGGTTTGGGAACCATATTTGTAAACTTTAGAGAAGTTGAATCCGCTGGCGCTAACGGAGGTTATGTAGCTGCCAATGCCAACTATAAAAATGCCATTGTAAAAGCCGATGAATATGTTGGTAACATTTTAACCGCTTTAAAAGCAAGAAAAAATTATGCTAACGAAGATTGGCTGGTCATAGTAACCAGTAATCATGGTGGTAGCAGTGCAAACCCAACTAATGGCTTTACCTTGGTTTACAACCCTTCTTTTAAAGCATTTGAGTTAAAAAAATCAGGTTTCAATCCAGTACTTTTTAATAATGGTACGGGTAGGGCTACTTTAAGTAACGACAATAATCTTTACGACGCCGGTGAAACTAATAGTTTTACCGTTCAAATGGATGTAAAATTTAATGCTGTTCCAAGTGGATACTCAAGCTTTTTTAGCAAGAGTACTAATCTTAGTAGTCAGATAATTACTGGCTGGCAATGGGCATATTATCCTGGAGGTAAGTGGGTTGTAACTGTAGGCGGGAGTTTGAATGGTGGATCTGGTAAATCGGAAACATCATCAACAGACGCTCCTGGTACAGATTGGCATACTTTAACAATGACTGTTGAGTATATTAATTCTACTACCCGAAACCTAATTATGTATATAGATGGTAAACGCCAAAATGCAACTGCAACAAACATTATTGCCAGAAAGAGTTTAAGCACAACTGAGGCATTTAGAGTAGGCCACAGACCTGGAGATAATGATACCCCTACATCGTTTTATGGCGCTAATTTGGCTTATTTTAATACTGCGTTAAATGAAGCAACGATAAAAAGTAATGTTGGCCTTAAAGACATTACCAAACACCCTAATTATAACAATTTGGTAGGCTTTTGGCCAATGGATGAAGGAACAGAAGGCACATTTTTCAATAAAGCCCCGGTGGGTTATAATATGTCACTTTCTGGTGTATATAGTTGGGCTAATTTAGGTAATGCTTATCCTCCGGGAACAACAGCAGAGCCAGTAACTTCATCATTATCTATTCCATCTACAGTAAGTGATGTTTCTGCCTTAGCGTTATATTGGATGAAGATTAATATCCTTCCTGATTTCGGTTTTGATGGTAAACCTTACCTGAAAAACTTCGAATTAGAATTTTTAAAATAG